A genomic region of Trichothermofontia sichuanensis B231 contains the following coding sequences:
- the htpG gene encoding molecular chaperone HtpG: protein MTTILEQGNISIHTENIFPIIKKWLYSDHEIFLRELISNAVDAIQKLRMVTRAGEYSGELGDPEITIAIDKDKYTLSVTDNGIGMTADEVKEYINQVAFSSAEKFVQKYAASAGGEQIIGHFGLGFYSSFMVAKRVEIDTLSYQEGATAVHWSCDGTTEFQLTDSDRTTRGTTVTLTLQDEELEYLEPGRIRQLVKNYCDFMPVPIKLNGEQINRQKAPWKEAPSSLTKEDYLEFYRYLYPFQEEPLLWVHLNTDYPYVINGILYFPKLRPDIDVTKGQIKLFCNQVFVSDNCEEIIPKFLLPLRGVIDSPDIPLNVSRSFLQHDRTVRKIADYIARKIADRLKELYRDDRAEYIRCWQDLGTFVKFGSLNDDKFKKQVEDILIYRTTADLRQGTATNPAIEVQSESGDVWETATPATSSSEGPFYTTLKEYLERNKERHKNRVFYCTDPASQATYVDLHKNQGLEVLYMDSFIDTHFISFLEREYTDVKFSRVDSDLDDTLIDQDKANEIIDPATNKTRSQLIKELFEKALNKPKVNIRTEALKADHAEASPPAMVLLPEVLRRLREMNALMQQQQMEFPDEHILLVNTAHPLIQNLVRLSQGGIIQGSGESPAAEMAKLVCQHVYDLALMSQKAFDADAMKAFVERSNRVLTHLTEQATK from the coding sequence ATGACAACAATTCTGGAACAGGGGAATATTTCCATCCATACTGAGAACATTTTCCCCATTATTAAAAAGTGGCTCTATTCCGATCATGAGATCTTTTTACGCGAATTGATCTCCAATGCGGTGGATGCCATCCAAAAACTCCGGATGGTTACCCGTGCTGGGGAATATTCCGGTGAACTGGGGGATCCCGAAATTACGATCGCGATCGATAAAGATAAATATACCCTATCGGTCACCGATAACGGCATTGGGATGACCGCTGATGAAGTTAAGGAATACATCAACCAGGTAGCCTTCTCCAGTGCGGAAAAGTTTGTCCAGAAGTACGCTGCTTCTGCGGGAGGAGAGCAGATTATTGGTCACTTTGGGTTGGGGTTCTATTCCTCGTTTATGGTGGCCAAACGGGTAGAAATTGATACCCTTTCCTACCAAGAGGGAGCAACGGCAGTCCACTGGAGTTGTGATGGCACGACGGAATTTCAACTCACCGATAGCGATCGCACCACACGGGGTACCACGGTTACGCTAACCCTCCAAGACGAGGAATTGGAATATCTAGAACCGGGCCGCATTCGCCAGTTGGTGAAAAACTACTGCGATTTTATGCCGGTCCCAATCAAGCTCAATGGCGAGCAGATCAATCGTCAGAAGGCTCCCTGGAAGGAAGCCCCCAGCAGCCTCACTAAGGAAGATTATCTGGAGTTCTATCGCTATCTCTATCCCTTCCAAGAAGAACCGTTGCTCTGGGTCCATCTGAATACAGATTACCCCTACGTGATTAACGGGATTCTGTATTTTCCGAAATTAAGGCCGGATATTGATGTCACTAAGGGCCAGATTAAACTTTTCTGCAATCAGGTATTTGTCAGTGATAATTGTGAAGAGATTATTCCCAAGTTCTTACTGCCATTACGGGGAGTGATTGACAGCCCAGATATTCCCCTAAATGTGTCGCGCAGCTTCCTGCAACACGATCGCACGGTGCGCAAGATTGCTGACTACATTGCTAGGAAGATCGCCGATCGCCTTAAGGAACTCTACCGCGACGATCGGGCTGAGTACATTCGCTGTTGGCAAGATCTGGGGACTTTTGTCAAGTTTGGCTCCCTCAACGACGACAAGTTTAAAAAGCAAGTTGAGGATATCCTCATCTATCGCACGACAGCGGATCTGCGTCAAGGAACGGCGACCAATCCGGCGATCGAAGTCCAGTCTGAGTCAGGGGATGTTTGGGAAACGGCAACACCGGCAACATCCTCTAGTGAAGGGCCATTCTACACCACCTTGAAGGAATACTTAGAGCGGAATAAGGAGCGTCACAAAAACCGTGTCTTTTATTGCACTGATCCCGCCTCCCAGGCCACCTATGTGGATTTACACAAAAATCAAGGGCTGGAAGTCCTCTACATGGACTCCTTCATCGATACCCACTTCATCAGTTTTCTAGAGCGGGAATATACTGATGTCAAGTTCTCGCGGGTAGACTCGGATCTAGACGATACCTTGATTGATCAGGATAAGGCTAATGAAATTATTGATCCCGCGACTAATAAAACCCGTAGTCAACTGATTAAGGAGCTATTCGAGAAGGCCCTTAATAAACCCAAGGTCAATATCCGCACAGAGGCTCTGAAGGCCGATCACGCAGAAGCGTCTCCTCCAGCAATGGTGCTGTTACCGGAAGTATTGCGCCGCCTGCGGGAGATGAATGCGCTGATGCAACAGCAACAGATGGAGTTTCCCGATGAGCATATTTTGCTGGTCAATACGGCCCATCCCCTGATCCAGAACTTGGTGCGGTTGAGCCAGGGCGGCATTATCCAAGGCAGTGGTGAATCACCAGCAGCCGAGATGGCTAAGCTCGTTTGTCAGCATGTTTATGACCTGGCGCTGATGTCGCAGAAGGCATTTGATGCCGATGCAATGAAAGCTTTTGTGGAGCGATCGAATCGGGTCTTGACCCATTTGACCGAACAGGCCACGAAGTAG